The genomic region ttgtgaatggcaccttttaaaaacccaaggccaggaactggtctctttctttgcagccttgaaaggcagcagagctctggtgtggctggccccgctcccccgtggcctgtgcggcctggggggggctgggccggaccccagctgctcccggggggagatggagactgcgggatcccccccaggccaggccaggctctgctgcggtGCTGGCTTTCCCGGGAAGCCCTCCGGGTCCCGTTCCAGCGGGGTggccaaagcccttcccaggggagcccccggcccccaggctgggccaggccacggctGATGACACTCGCCaacaccccccctgccccccggcccgcacagacagctcctgagagctggcaccagccacacctgaaatcccacaccaccactgcctgccatggcttgggacagatttaacccttccactacacagaggagacctgcagactttaatcctctctccaggaaaagaaaagaaccaagtGACACGTGAAAAGACAATGTGAAACATCAAGGAcagtaaaagaaggaatcaagcctcagatggaaggagaatgaggagatgctctaaTAAGCTGATATagtcttttggtagggccatggagatgaatAATAATGCTCTGAAAattaactcctttaattcatgaaagagtattgggggattgaagtattcaagctgtagatctgggcaaaggtatccatggatgaagccaagcagatggtggagtagctgtgatcccatgagagcttgaacagagagagagggagatgagagctgatgaagaccctttgcccccagggagagaagaagaaaacctctattctcagagatgaagagaacctttgcctttgcaTAACCCATCCTTAAAATATACCCCTTAgctcatggcccatgaacacacctctgagtggtgggaaaatgggaggagagggcagagtttGTGCCCGGGTGACTGCCATTCCTAGAAATGAAAATTgatgagaaaaatgtttcttgtggagaactctccatgtcATGACAAAAGAaatctcctctccctgcacagaccGATGAAAAGACTACTGTATAGTTGgaactgctttaacatcccaggttttgtatCTGCCGTGTCAGTTGCGAAAGAAAAGTTTGgtagggggaggaaaggttACTAAAGCTTTTTGgcttgtttcttattcttgtagtcctgatcataaagtttctttattcctatTCAGTTTTAAAGCTGTTTTGCCCTTatcctaatccatatctcacagtaaGACAGAAGGAAGtactctggtgattttagctagagctaaaacccaccacactcagccactcctcacaggactggtgctccagacccctcaccagccttgttgcccttctctggacacgctccagcccctccatggccttcctcaattgggggcccaggactggacacagcactcgaggtgtggcctcagcagtgccgagcacaggggaagaatccctgccctgctcctgctggccacaccattcctgatccaggccaggggccattggccttcttggccacctgggcacactgctggctcatgtccagcctgctgtccatcagtgccccagctccctttctgcctggccgctgtccagccactctgtccccagcctggagcactgcaggccttgttgtggccaaagtgcaggagccggcacttggtcttgttcaacctcaccttgttggctTTGGGCCCtgcatccagcctgtccaggtccctctgcagagccctcctgccctccagcacatccacactcccacccagcttggtgtcagaatggttccatgaggccctggagtgtcacaatggtctccacgGTTCCATGACACTCCGTGGAGTCACAGTGGATCCTTGGTTCTttgggccctgcagtgtcacagtggatTCTTGGTAATTCTGTTACTGTGGGGTTAAATGTCTCtgaataatgtttctgaaaatcatgtagaattaggccacaagaatgtttggtattagggatggtctagcaagctgaaatgtttacggtaacaGGAACTGgtgcttggggtctccaagatacccacccagagataagatttgtacatgttcgtacaaggatgagctaactctcatgaagaAATATCGATAAAGTTAATGatgcaatattaatgaagcaatattgataaggttgttgtagtgattactgctacagctgaaattgtagaaatatgtgcactttggacaaagacgatggagctagatttgggttgctgatacccctagttcccacgcgcttcaataaagcacctgtatataatcaatctgtgattatgtgtgttcctgaacgctgacattttggtgacccagatgggaccctgtgagtgctgctgagcgagttcatgacccgatcacgctccagccggcaccgagggattctcggggagcccatccggcCGTGACCGTCTCctctgctcacaacgtccctctgagagaggtaaggtgcttttcagtctgctctggtgcctgccaATAAGACACAGCGAAATCTCCGCAcggttgggctggaggaattcctggtattgcccaggcgcTGTCTGTCAGACAACAGAAGTGAAAGCGTTGCAGGTTCAACATCAGTGGTGTGTGGTGTAttgtaactgtaacatggagaagcttaaagggatttgaggtggcaATGCCCCTATAGcacgtacttctcctttggggtgcttattggcacattggaaacagggtaactttgggcaagatttacgtaaagttgattgattattgtaatacatggtgaCCAGGATATGACCtggacagtggggaaaagtgtccaagaaatggatctttgcagtataacaccattttacagttgatgttgttctgtaagcaagagggaaaatgggatgaagTTCCGTATgtagatttgtttttctgtttgagagacaagccagaatggcaggctgagtgtggattgatggcAGTTAAGGCATgtgtgagtgataaatgtgaggtttgtgtaaaaggaaaagttgtttagagcacttggcattaaaagaaagtttgcgtcaggggaaagagatggatgttgatttacaagtggCTCTAGCACAAACAAAAGAACctgattctgttttgtctgccccCACTTCATCTAATCCTATTTCACCTAACCCTATCTCGCCTAACCCcacttcacctttccctctttatcctcctctaccgccttcacctgatccttcttctcTGGGAGATGATCAAGATCTAACTgtgatacaaggaaatgtgaaaaatgctggggaggaggatagCAGTAGCGggggtgatgataataaatcagtgACACCGGTGTCCCATCGGACTCGGTCAAAGCTTGCTCCGGTTCTGGGTAGAAcgggaaaagatttgggcagacaaaggcggactgtgattgcccccttgagacaaggagtaggagtagaggGGCCAGTGTTTGTAAAAGTgcctttctcctctgcagacttgataatttggaaacaatcagctggaacttatagagaaaatcctgataaagtagcaggggtggtaaaaatgattatgaaaactcagaatgcAGATTGAGAAGATATACAAGTAATACTGGATAATTTAATGGActctactgagaaagagatggtgcttagagcagccaaggagaaggtgagagaagatctcagaattGGGGTGGTGATGgggactttagatgagaactttctgaccaaggatccagggtgggatcccaatgcctttggggacatgcggaggctgaagagatatcaGGAGTGGTTGGGAATGCTATACCTAAGGCtatgaattggtctaaattgtatgaggtaagacagaaaaagaaagaatcccctgctgcatttttggaaaggcttaaggagGCAGTGAGATAGTACACAGATCTTTaactagaaacagaacaaacGAAAGTTGAGCTTGCGTTCATTTCTCTTAGGCAGTTGTAAaatgatattaggagaaaattgcagaaattagaaggagaggaattaagaaatttgaataaatttcttgaagtggcttggaaagtatacaaaaagagggaaaaagaatctagtaaaaaacagcagcaaaatcttttggcagtgatccaaggaagagagaatccaggtttcagaggaCATGGCAGAGGTGGTCATGGACTGGGGAGGCGCAGACTTGGCAGAGGACAAGGGAGATGGGTTTTGCCAAGATTAGGGTTAAATCAATGTGCTTATTGTAGACAAgaggggcactggaaaaatgaatgcccGAATCggtttaaccagggcaatcagttcAACCAGAATCAAGACACTTTGAAAttaatggggctgggggagtacagcagctgactagaatcggaacaaaaaacaacacaagaacctttagtaactctacaattgggagataaagaagtaaaatttctggtggATAGGGGAGCTacatattctgtgctaaatgTTCTAAAAGGGCAAATTGGAGACAAAACAGTAACAATAGCtggagccacagggaaggaggagaattggacattcctgcaacccctggatttgtgttttggaaacaaagtttcaacatatgaatttttatatatgcctGAGTGTCCAATTCCACTTTGTAGGAGGAGATTTATtagcaaaacttgatgcagtCATAACTTTTGAGAACGGggaacttttaatgaaaatacctgaatcgaagacaggacaaattttaatgataaaagaaaaactagtCCTTACCATCCCTTGGGAAGTAGAGGATGCAGTAATtccctctgtatgggaaacagacataccaggaaaatctaaattggCACCACCAGTACatgtggaattaaaagaagGGGCAAAAGCTGTGCAGGTTAAAGAGTATCCCATAAAGACAGAAGCACGACAAAGAATAGTGAAGATTATTGATAAATTTTTGAAGTACCAAATTctagaagaatgtgaatcagaatttaatagACTGGAAATAGTATTTCCAGtaaagaaaccaaatggtgagtacagactagtacatgatttgagagcaataaatggaataactaaagatatttacccagtggtagctaatccttgcacattgttgacatctgtgaaagagaaatagaaatggtttactgtaattgatttaaaagattcCTTTTttgcataccccttgacaaagaaagtaggaaactgtttgcctttgaatgggaaaatccagaaaatggaaggaaaacccagctcacctggacacaactcccacaaggatacaagaacagtccaaccctatttggaagccagctggttaaagagctggagatttggaccgagAATGGGCAAGTTCCGAGGGagcaatacctgctgttacagtatgttgatgattcactgatagctacagaggaaaagacaacctgcataaaggtaacaattgaaattttaaatcagctgggaatgagaggatataaggtgtctgaagagaaggcacaaattgccccacaaactgtgatttacctgagatgtgaaatctcacaagggcaacgtaagctgggtactgatcatattcaagctatttgtgctattccagaaccccagaacctgcatgagctgcgagtCTTCCTCGGGATGGCTGGatggtgctgcctgtggatcatggactatggactaattgcaaaacccctgaatGAAGCCCACAAGACACAGCAATTTACCTGGgacaaaccacagaaggagaccttcctcaaactgaaggaggcattgacaacaaCTCCAGCATTAGGACTGCCTGACcaatccaaagattttcagctgtttgtgcatgaaagatcacatCTAGCAcagggagtgctgacccaaggtttgggaagctggaaaaggctggtaagctacttctccaaacaacttgaccacgtgagtgctggatggccttcatgcctgtgggcagttgcagccaccgtgatgctgacacaagaaactaggaaactcacgatgggtagacacatagatgtctatgtgccacacatggtgaccactgttttagaacaaaaggggagccattggctatctccaagcaggatgatgaaattccaggtaatcctgactgagcaggatgatgtcacactaaagacaactgacctcttgaatccagctttgttcctaggtaccacaactgaagacGGCCCATTGGAACACGATTGTGTGGAAGTGATAGAACACACCTGTTCAGCTAGAGCTGAAAGATgtcccactggaacaggcagactgggagctgtttacaggtggaagcagttttgtggagaacGGGACCAGATACCCTGGATATGCAGTAACAACAACAGGTGCAGTGGTGGAGGCAAAgccttgccagcaaacacatctgcccaacgagcagaactggctgctttaaccagggcattagagctgagtgaagggaagaaagtaaatatctggactgattcaaaatatgcttttggagtggtgcatgtacatggggcactgtggaaagaaagaggactgctgtcttctcaaggcacacacattaaacatcaagatgcagtcctgcaattaataaaagcagtacaaaagcctgagcaagtagcaatcatgcactgcaaagctcaccaatcaggaagctccaaaattcatgagggaaatCGGAAAacagactggacagcccgacaagctgctcgagaagtgcaaactgcaatggcattgatacctttaaaaactaatgtatcaCAACTCCATTTACatccagaaccaaaatattcaatagaggatgagaaattgtgatgctcactgaatgcacagaagaattcagaagggtggtaggTGACTACACAGATACAAGTAGTGGTtcccccttgataatgagagaagttctacaaattaaacataacgaatgtcattggggtgcagaggcattggtgaaattgttcaaactaaatttaatttcagtacagatgttaacaatggcaaaatcggcaatgtcaaaatgtgaaacttgcttgaagaacaatccagtggctagacAACAGGCACAATTAGGAAGAATTTGGGTAAGAGTAGAACCAGATtattggcaagtagattttgtagaattaccaagaactagaggatacaaatatctattggtaagggttaacacattttcaggatggccagaagctcttccctattgcacaaatcaagcaaaggagacagtcaagtggttacagcaagaaatcattccaagatttggggtgcctctaggaatatcatcagataagGGCCCACATTTCATAGCCACAGTAGTGGGAGAGGTGAGTAGGttgctgggaatagcttgggatctccatacaccatggagaccccaatccagtggataggtagagaggatgaatcagaccttgaagaggcaaatcagcaaaatatgccaagaagcTAAATTGCAGTGtccacaagctttaccaatagtACTGCTGAGGATtcggataaagcctagaagcgggatgtcagtcagtccttgTGAGATATTGTATGGGAAACCATAGGAATCCCCTcaacctaatccaaatgtacatgttacagggaagcaagaggtgtagaattatgttctgtctcttggaaaagaTCTAGCTCGACTTtggagcacccttgtgtggaataggccgctgactcttgagaatccagttcatgacatccccccgggagatgaagtgtacggtaaaagctggaaggaagaagcattaaaagaaaggtggaatggaccctatcaggtactgttaactaccttgacagcagtcaaaggagctggactggatccctgcatacattacaccagagtgaagaaggtttcccctgcactgtggactgtacaaactgtagggccaacagagctgcagataaagcgggtttgattgtttcaaatgtctaggttgctagtgactgtaatggtgattattttatggcctttagtgccatcagttggaatcaatgttaccttgagatgtgaaatgcaaaaggatcagctgacaactcttcattttagaatgaagagggatgtgggggtgcagccagaaacacaagtgagaaaagtctctaatactatccaggcagaaaatgtggtgattggattaattaaagattttgccaacatgcaaaacaccagcaaaataactgcctgtctgccaataccaaaggcagcaggagacccaaTAAGttggggaattataacatcaaaattacctgaaatacaaaagaataaaaatgaaaatgtgagctgtgtattgcaaatagattacgAGTACCAAAagaagacagtgtttgaaaatgccgtgaagccaaagtattcatctctatgggattgtcatgaaaatggaggaaaggatgaaccaaaactaggctggtatgggagattagggaattatggatagtgttatgaaaagatagcaaagggagattagggaattatggatagtgttatgaaaagatagcaaaggttattaaagaaaagattccagtgtcaAAATTGAAGTATGAAAGACAGAACAGAAAAGATTGGGTTGAAGCTTGGGATAGTGCATGGTCAGTGAgcgtgcttcagaaattccaatatATGGCAGATaccccttggtgcattaagtgggaaggctctgaaaattaAACAGATCCAGAAGTATGGAACACTGCAAGCAGTAGTAGAATGGAAgcagacaaagtgaattggtgggtatggaacaaaacttaggacttgttggagtctgagatacagagtgtgtgcccttgtttctaatacttagttctaggattcaaagaaacactgaattgcatatgacatgaaattcatgagcatgtctGTAAAAAGACCTTTACCTTTTACCCATTTaaaagaggatctttgttagccattttacccttttctatcatagtgcacatagctccttgtaccttgtaatgctgatatgaaaaaaaaaaacaactgagaccgaacaagagaaaactgcctccctctcgtcaatcttcagttcaaagggaaaaagaacctaatcCAAAAGTCCCTAACGAGACAGATAAGAAGCAGctctcagtgagagacaacagaaacaatgggatggattccactaaaagatcaaagaggcactgaaagaacactatgaattccataaaagtaaagaattaagaagggattatgcattgtgggtggggggaaggtatcgcagGTATCAGGTGTTCCGGGCAGTCTGTACctgtcaagtacctcagcctgtggggaaagagagaagggacaagcggccgggaattaggataaaaaggaggctgagcCCTTtgaaaatttgagagaccccaggggaatgccccatggcctctctctttatttgaataaagaaaaaagtactcctctgtctcctttttggacataaacctctggcgtttgtggattaattttcctgacaattgtttctaaaaataactggAATAACAGTTCCAATTTAGTTAGCAacaatcaattccatttattgcaGTAACAATCTTTGTCAATGAGTGGAATTCCTATGTCATTTATAATTTCCCCCATGCATTTttcacctcctcttccctggcctTATCTCCCCTCAGGCCCCGCTCGTCCTCGCCGAGTCCggcccgcgccggggccgcgccaGGCGCGCGCGGGGCCGAACGCAGCGCCCCCCTCAGGCCGTTGCGCCGCGGCCGTTGCGGCGACAGTCGGAGACAGATCGGTGCCATGGAGGAgctgccgctgcccgccggAATCAATGCCAGCACCTTCCCCGCCAAGCTGTGGGGCCTGGTGAACAGCCCCCGCGTCCGCTCCGTGcgctgggacagccaggcccagggcttgCTCATCGACCGCTTCCtcttcgagcgggagctgctcagcccggGCGGCGCCCACGGAGGGGGCGGccagggggcgggggcggcctCGGACTGCTTCAAAGCCACGCACTTTGGCAGTTTCGTGCGCCAGCTCAACCTTTACGGCTTCCAAAAGGTGCCGTCATGGCTTGGCTCAGCTGTGCCGGGCGATGCCGGGGCTTTGCTCCACTTTATGAACCCAAACTTCCGCCGCGATCGCCCCGAGCTCCTGCTCCACATCAAACGCCGGACCAGGGCCAACAGGCAGAGACTGGCCGCGGGGCTGGAGGTGCGTAGCCGCCAGCCCAGCCGCCTCCAGGGGCCCTCCACGGACGGGTCGctgcctgccttccccaccGGGCAGCCGCCCAGAGCCGGTGAGACGGGGTGGGAGCTGCGGGCGCGGAGGGAGGC from Poecile atricapillus isolate bPoeAtr1 unplaced genomic scaffold, bPoeAtr1.hap1 scaffold_402, whole genome shotgun sequence harbors:
- the LOC131574556 gene encoding heat shock factor protein 5-like encodes the protein MEADKVNWPRSSSPSPARAGAAPGARGAERSAPLRPLRRGRCGDSRRQIGAMEELPLPAGINASTFPAKLWGLVNSPRVRSVRWDSQAQGLLIDRFLFERELLSPGGAHGGGGQGAGAASDCFKATHFGSFVRQLNLYGFQKVPSWLGSAVPGDAGALLHFMNPNFRRDRPELLLHIKRRTRANRQRLAAGLEVRSRQPSRLQGPSTDGSLPAFPTGQPPRAAPLRQKRDAASPEDSELPPGPSKRSAGAQESEASPAAAKKVCATSGLVGASPVEPSRELIQRFNLRKLTVPLVRLDLKRHPELMVHLTPIHPEAACRPLGHSNSCSSSQQHSPACDPS